One window of Streptomyces sp. SUK 48 genomic DNA carries:
- a CDS encoding MerR family transcriptional regulator, which produces MRLAELSRLSGVSTATIKYYLREGLLPPGRQLNATTAEYDEEHLRRLRLVRAMIQVGRLPVAKVREVLGHVDDESLGSSIRLGAALWALPQVPEPDEDDAYVRAAHEEVAALVDRLGWENAQCLASLSPAYRSLVVTVAAFRRLGYDWGAEQLAPYAELMHRTAVLDLDNMETLPPGAERIEFAILGAILNEPVLRALHRLAQEEETTRRYGFG; this is translated from the coding sequence ATGCGGCTGGCCGAACTGAGCAGACTCAGCGGGGTGTCCACCGCGACGATCAAGTACTACCTGCGCGAGGGCCTGTTGCCGCCGGGCCGGCAGCTGAACGCGACCACGGCGGAGTACGACGAGGAGCATCTGCGCCGGCTGCGTCTGGTGCGGGCGATGATCCAGGTCGGGCGGCTGCCGGTGGCGAAGGTGCGCGAGGTGCTCGGGCATGTGGACGACGAGTCCCTGGGCAGCTCGATCCGGCTGGGCGCCGCGCTGTGGGCGCTGCCGCAGGTGCCGGAGCCGGACGAGGACGACGCGTACGTACGGGCCGCGCACGAGGAGGTCGCGGCGCTCGTGGACCGGCTCGGCTGGGAGAACGCCCAGTGCCTCGCGAGCCTCTCCCCGGCGTACCGCTCGCTGGTGGTGACGGTGGCCGCGTTCCGCCGGCTCGGCTACGACTGGGGGGCCGAACAGCTCGCGCCGTACGCGGAGTTGATGCACCGCACGGCCGTACTGGACCTGGACAACATGGAGACGCTGCCGCCGGGGGCGGAGCGGATCGAGTTCGCGATCCTCGGGGCGATCCTCAACGAGCCCGTGCTGCGGGCGCTGCACCGGCTCGCGCAGGAGGAGGAGACGACGCGGCGGTACGGCTTCGGGTGA
- the gltX gene encoding glutamate--tRNA ligase, translating to MASAPSPSPVRVRFCPSPTGNPHVGLVRTALFNWAFARHHQGTLVFRIEDTDAARDSEESYNQLLDAMRWLGFDWDEGPEVGGPHAPYRQSQRMDIYADVARKLLDGGYAYHCYCSQEELDSRREAARAAGKPSGYDGHCRDLSAEQVERYQAEGRQPIVRFRMPDETITFDDLVRGELTFTPENVPDYGIVRANGAPLYTLVNPVDDALMEITHVLRGEDLLSSTPRQIALYKALTELGIARQTPAFGHLPYVMGEGNKKLSKRDPQSSLNLYRERGFLPEGLLNYLSLLGWSLSADQDIFTIEEMVAAFEISDVNPNPARFDLKKCEAINADHIRLLDVKEFTERCRTWLKAPFAPWAPEAFDEAKWQAIAPHAQTRLKVLSEITENVDFLFLEEPVFDEASWTKAMKEGSDALLRTAREKLEAADWTSPESLKEAVLAAGEAHGLKLGKAQAPVRVAVTGRTVGLPLFESLEILGKETTLARIDAALTRLAA from the coding sequence GTGGCTAGCGCACCCTCCCCGTCTCCCGTCCGCGTCCGTTTCTGCCCCTCGCCCACCGGCAACCCCCATGTGGGCCTGGTCCGCACCGCCCTGTTCAACTGGGCGTTCGCCCGGCACCACCAGGGCACCCTGGTCTTCCGTATCGAGGACACCGACGCGGCCCGCGACTCCGAGGAGTCCTACAACCAGCTGCTCGACGCGATGCGCTGGCTCGGCTTCGACTGGGACGAGGGCCCCGAGGTCGGCGGCCCGCACGCGCCGTACCGGCAGTCGCAGCGCATGGACATCTACGCCGACGTCGCGCGAAAGCTCCTCGACGGCGGGTACGCCTACCACTGCTACTGCTCCCAGGAGGAGCTGGACTCCCGCCGCGAGGCCGCCCGTGCCGCCGGCAAGCCCTCCGGTTACGACGGCCACTGCCGGGACCTGTCCGCCGAGCAGGTCGAGCGGTACCAGGCCGAGGGCCGGCAGCCGATCGTCCGGTTCCGGATGCCCGACGAGACGATCACCTTCGACGACCTGGTGCGCGGCGAGCTGACCTTCACCCCGGAGAACGTGCCGGACTACGGCATCGTCCGGGCCAACGGCGCCCCGCTGTACACGCTGGTCAACCCCGTCGACGACGCGCTGATGGAGATCACGCACGTGCTGCGCGGCGAGGACCTGCTCTCCTCCACCCCGCGCCAGATCGCGCTGTACAAGGCGCTGACGGAGCTGGGCATCGCCCGGCAGACCCCGGCCTTCGGCCACCTGCCGTACGTGATGGGCGAGGGCAACAAGAAGCTCTCCAAGCGCGACCCGCAGTCCTCGCTGAACCTCTACCGCGAGCGCGGCTTCCTGCCCGAGGGCCTGCTCAACTACCTGTCCCTGCTGGGCTGGTCGCTCTCCGCGGACCAGGACATCTTCACGATCGAGGAGATGGTCGCGGCCTTCGAGATCTCCGACGTGAACCCCAACCCGGCGCGCTTCGACCTGAAGAAGTGCGAGGCGATCAACGCCGACCACATCCGGCTGCTGGATGTGAAGGAGTTCACCGAGCGCTGCCGCACCTGGCTGAAGGCCCCGTTCGCCCCCTGGGCGCCGGAGGCGTTCGACGAGGCCAAGTGGCAGGCCATCGCCCCGCACGCCCAGACCCGTCTGAAGGTGCTCTCCGAGATCACCGAGAACGTCGACTTCCTGTTCCTGGAGGAGCCGGTCTTCGACGAGGCGTCCTGGACCAAGGCGATGAAGGAGGGCAGCGACGCCCTGCTGCGCACGGCCCGCGAGAAGCTCGAGGCGGCGGACTGGACGTCGCCCGAGTCCCTCAAGGAGGCCGTGCTGGCCGCCGGCGAGGCCCACGGCCTCAAGCTCGGCAAGGCGCAGGCCCCGGTGCGCGTCGCCGTCACCGGCCGCACCGTCGGCCTCCCGCTCTTCGAGTCCCTGGAGATCCTGGGCAAGGAGACGACCCTGGCCCGCATCGACGCGGCCCTGACGAGGCTCGCCGCGTAG
- a CDS encoding fumarylacetoacetate hydrolase family protein: MRIARFSIDGNVAFGAVEGDREDELVLDIIKGIPFADHELSGTKVPLSKVRLLPPVLPNKVVAFGRNYAEHARELGNEVPEAPFAFFKPSTSVIGPGDEIRYPSFTEELHHEAELAVVIGRMCREVPRERVKDVIFGYTCANDITARDVQRREKQWARAKGFDGSCPLGPWVETDIDLARAGDLTVQLTVNGEQRQLGRTSEMIHPIEDLIVNITEAMTLLPGDVILTGTPAGVGPLNAGDDVAVTIEGIGTLTNKVVKRG; encoded by the coding sequence GTGCGCATCGCCAGGTTCTCCATCGACGGGAACGTAGCCTTCGGCGCGGTCGAGGGCGACAGGGAGGACGAACTCGTCCTCGACATCATCAAGGGCATTCCCTTCGCCGACCACGAGCTGTCCGGCACCAAGGTGCCGCTGAGCAAGGTCAGGCTGCTCCCGCCGGTCCTCCCCAACAAGGTCGTGGCCTTCGGCCGCAACTACGCCGAACACGCCCGGGAGCTGGGCAACGAGGTGCCCGAGGCCCCGTTCGCCTTCTTCAAGCCGTCCACCTCGGTGATCGGCCCCGGGGACGAGATCCGCTACCCCTCGTTCACCGAGGAACTGCACCACGAGGCCGAGCTGGCCGTCGTCATCGGCCGCATGTGCCGCGAGGTGCCCCGCGAGCGCGTCAAGGACGTGATCTTCGGCTACACCTGCGCCAACGACATCACCGCCCGCGACGTCCAGCGCCGCGAGAAGCAGTGGGCCCGGGCCAAGGGCTTCGACGGCTCCTGCCCGCTCGGCCCCTGGGTGGAGACCGACATCGACCTCGCCCGGGCGGGCGACCTCACGGTGCAGCTCACCGTCAACGGCGAGCAGCGCCAGCTGGGCCGCACCAGCGAGATGATCCACCCCATCGAGGACCTGATCGTCAACATCACCGAGGCCATGACGCTGCTGCCCGGCGACGTCATCCTCACCGGCACTCCGGCAGGGGTCGGCCCCCTGAACGCCGGCGACGACGTCGCCGTCACCATCGAAGGCATCGGCACTCTCACCAACAAGGTTGTCAAGCGTGGCTAG